The segment CCACCTGCTGTACGCAGCCCACCCGGCTTCGAACCAGACCGCAGCCTCGTTGGGAGGTACCCGCGAGCCCGGTCTGGGCGGGATGGGCTACGCGGTCAGTGACGATGGTTATCACTGGCAACGGCCGGAACTGGGCCAGGTGGAGTTCCGCGGCTCGCGCCAGAACAACAGGCTGGCCGACGCTCCGACCGGTGGGCCGTGCATCGACCCAGCGGGTCGGCCGGAGGAACGTTTCAAAGCCATCGGTCAGGAAGGGGCCAACTTCGATCCGGAGACCAACGAGCGCCTCAGCGGCGAAGAGGCCTATCGGCGATTTGAAGCCATGGAGTACGGCGGCCCTTCGTATGACGGCCCGAAGGTGGTCAGCCGGCACTGGATCTCCGGCTGGGTCTCGCCGGATGGCATTCATTGGCAAAAGCTGCCCGAACCCCTGGCCGACATGCCCGCCGACAGCTCCAATGCCGCCCATTACGATGAAAAGAGCGGCGAATACTTCGCCTATCTCCGTGTGGGCGGCATGGGCCGACGGGCCATCGGCTTGTCGAGAACGAAGGATTTCTGGCACTGGCCCGCCGCCAAAGTCATCTACACGCCCGATCCGCAGGACGAGCCGGACGTCTCGTTCTACGCGGGCGATTTTTTCCGCTATCCGGGTTGCGACGACTTGTTCGGCATGTTCGTTCAGATCTATCACCAGGTCACCGATCACTGCGACACCCAGATCGCTTTCAGCCGTGACGGCGAAATCTGGCACCGGCCGCAGCGCCGCGCCGTTATTCCCGTCGGTCCGCCCGAGGGCCGCGAGTCTTGTCAGGTTCGCGCGTTCGGCGGCCTGGTCGAACTACCCGACGGTTACTGGGCGGTGCCGTATCGCGGCGAGTCGTGGCTGCACAACTCGCGCGGCGTGATGCCCCAGCGGCCGGGCGAGATCCGCTTTGCCCGCTGGCGGCCGAACCGGTTCTGCGGGGTCGAGGCCGACGCGGAAGGGCGGTTCACCATCGCCACCGTCGGCCGCAGGCGCAATGAGCTGCGGTTGAACTACCGCTGCAAGCCCGGCGGCTGGGTCGCGGTGGAACTGATCCGGGCCATCCCGTCGCGCCTGCACCCGGACGCCGATCCGATCGCCGGTTTTTCCTTCGCCGAGTGCGATCGCCTGACCGGCGACAGCGAGGACCAGGTGGTCCGCTGGGCTGGGCGCAGCGACCTTTCCGGTGTCGGCGAGACGGAGGCGATCCGCATCCGGGCGTTTACCGCGAAGGTGTTCGCCTTTTCCGTCTGACCAATATGCGAGCGGCGTACATGACCATGACCGACCATGAATGTGATGTGATGGTAATTGGCGGCGGCATGGCCGGGACAGCCGCGGCGATCGCCGCGGCGCGAGGCGGGGCCCGCACGGTGCTGATCGAGTCCGCCTCGGCCCTGGGCGGGATGGGCACGTGCGGCCTGGTGCCTGCGCTCGCTCCGTACAACTACAACGACCCCCACGGCCCGCCGTGGATTCGCGGCTTGGCGTGGGAATTCGTCGAACGCCTCGACCGGGCCGACGCCCTGCTGGGGTTGGGCCCGAACCAGTGGTGGAAGCTGTTCGACAAGGAAAAGGCCAAGCTCGTGCTCGACCGGATGGCCCTTGAGGCGGGCGTACGGGTGCGGTTTTTCACCACGTTCTTCGAGGCCCAGGTACGCAGCCGCCGCGTCGAGTCGATCCTGACCGCGAGCAAGGCGGGTCCCGAACGGTGGAAGGCGAAGATCGTCATCGACGCCACCGGTGACGCGGACCTGTGCGCCGCAGCCGGGGCGGCGGTGGAGGTCGCCGAAACGCCCATGCCTCCCACCTACTGCTTCACCGTCGGCAACATCGACCGCGCCCGCCTCGGCGATCCCAAGCGAGTGAATGAGGCCCTGGTCCGCGGCAAACGCGAGGGACGCCTGCGCAACCCCGAGGACCATCGCGGCGAAAAGGACATCTTCGGCCCCGACGTGATGGTGTTCAATTACAACCACGTCTACGACGTGGACTGCCTCGACCCCGACGACCTGACGCGGGCGACCATCGAGGGACGCGAGACGGCATACGAACTGCTCGATTACCTCAAGGATACGGTACCGGGTTTCGAGCGGGCCCGGATCGTGAATCTGGCGTCGCTGCTGGGGGTGCGGGAAACGCGGCGGATAGTCGGCGACTTTCGCCTGACCGGCCGGGCCTACTTCGAGTCGCACCGCCACGAGGACGACGTGTGCGTCTACGACTACGCGATTGACCTTCACGCCTCACGTCCGACCGCTGAGGAACGCGAGGAATACTACGAGCTCTACTACAACCGCCGGACTCGGCCGGGCGAGGTCTACGGCATCCCCTTCCGGTCGTTGCGGCCGGCCGACCTTGACAACGTGCTGGCCGCCGGGCGGTGCATAAGCTGCGATCGTCAGATGCTGGCCTCGCTTCGCGTGATGCCGACGTGCCTGGCCACCGGCGAAGCGGCGGGCGCCGCGGCGGCGATCGCGACGACGGAAAACGAAGCCCTGCGGGACGTTTCATCCGCCAGGCTTCAGGACGCCTTACGATCGAACGGGGCCTACATTCCCTGACGGGAGCCAAGACGATGGCCAACTTCACCACCGACCACTGCGATCCGAACCTTCACCTGTTTGTCGACGATGTGGAGGTTCGACAGATCTGGGGCTTGCGTCGCCGTTTGGCTGCGGTCTCCAACTCGCCCGAACCGATCATGCATCCCGGCGGGCCCGAAGCCCCATGGGAGGATGGCCGGATGTTCTGCCCGTATGTCAGTTCGGTCGTACCCGATCCACGGACCGGGCGGCTGCGGATGTACTACTGGTGCTTCGGCAACCACACCGAGATGGACCCGCGCGACTATCCGTCGGCAGTCATGGCCTGCGTCGCTGAGTCCGACGACGGCCTGCACTGGCAACGCCCGAATCTGGGTTTGGTCGAGTGGCGCGGCTCGAAGGACAACAACATCTTCCTGACCGGCGATCTGCTGGCCCAGGGCGACCCGGACGCGATCCACGACCTTCGCGGCGCGGTGCTGCTCGATCCGTCCGACCCTCAGCGGCCGTACCGGATGTTCGCGTGGGGGCAGCATCTGGAGGTATGGAACGATCAGCTCCCAGCGGCGCGGCTCGAGAAGCTCCGTGCCCTGACCGGCTATTACCTGCTCGAGTCGTCGGATGGCCTGACGTGGTCGCCGCCGCGAAAGATCCGCGACGGCGGCGACACCTACTCGGTGGTCTGGGACGGCCGCCGCCGGCTGTGGATGTGGGCCAACCGCATGACCGGCGATGGCAACCGGCTCAACGAGTTTGTCCGGCTGATCGAAATCCTCGAAAGCCCGGACCTCGTTGGATGGACGCGCCACGGCCGCGCGATGGTGTTGGGCGAGGAGGCCAACTTCGGGCTCTCGTGGCAGCATTGGGGCATGTTGCCGTTCAACTATGGCGATCAATACCTGGCTTTTCTGGGTGTCTCCAACGAGCAGGCGCAAGGGATCGAGATCGTCCTGGCCGCCAGTCGCGATGGGCGCGACTATCACTTGCCGGTCGGCAAGCAGCGGTTCCTGCCGGTCGGCGAGTTGGGCGATTGGAACGGCGAAACGCTGAACGTCTCGCTGAACCCGCCGGTCCGCTGCGGCGACCGACTTTGCATCTACTACACCGCCCGCAACTCGGATCGGTACGGCCGGGCCACCGCCCACAACTACCTGGGCGTTGCCTCGTTGGCGGTCGACCGCTTCGTGGCCCTCTCCGCCCACCATCCGGGGTTCGTGCTGACCGAGCCGATCGAGGTGACCGCACCGCGGCTGCTGGTCAATATGCAGAACACCTACGGCTTTGTGCAGGTGGAGGTGCGCGACGAGGAGAACCGGCCGATCGACGGTTACACAGCCGCCGATTGTCCAAAGATGCAGGAACGTAGCGTGGCCGTTCCGGTGCGATGGAACCGCAAGGATGATCTGGGCGAACTGGTCGGGCGGCGCTGCTGCCTGAAGTTCAGCGTCGCCGACGCCGAGTTGTACAGCTTCCGTTTCGTCGGATGAACGTAGTCGCCGTCGGCACAGGAGAATCAACCACATGGCCCTTACAGATGATTTTGGCGTCTCGATGAGCGTGGAAGACTTCGAACGCCGGTTCCTGGCGTTTCACAAGCAACTCTTCGCCTCGACCGAGTTCGCCTTCGACGACGTGACCACGCACGTATTCAAGCCGCCGCCGGGTTTCTACCAGGTCGATCACTCGTTCATCCACGATGGAACCGACTGGCACCTCTACTACGTAACCGGCGACATCCGGAAGAGCGACCAGTACGTCCAATGCTTCTCCCAGCGCGACTGGGAAGGCGCAGCCAGACACACCGTCGAACCGGGCAACGGCCACGCCGTCGGACCCGACCTGCGCAGCCTGAAGTTCAAAGAGAACGTCTTCTTCGAGGCCCAGGGCCGCTTCGACATGGTCACTCGCGGCGTCTGTTCGCTCTTTCGCTGCGGCGGGCGCTACGGCATGCTCTACGACGTGCGCGGCGAGGACTACATCGGCATGTCGCTGGCCTGGTCGCACGACCTCTCGCACTGGGAACTCGGGCCGGACAACCCAGCCCTCAGCCCGCCCGCCTGGGCCTGTCCCGGCAGCACGTGCAAAGACCCGCACGTCATGCTGATCGACGGGGTCTACCTGATCTACTACATCGTGATGGACCAGGATGGCTACTGCTGCGTGGCTCTGGCCTCGACCACCGACTGGAAGCGCTTCGACGACGAGGGCTGCGTGTTCCGCTCGGCGCCGATGCTTCGCGGCACGATGGGAATCGAGTCACCCGCGGTGATCCTACGGGACGGCGTCTGGCACCTGTTCTTCACCTACGGACCGGGCCTGTGGCACTCCATCAGCCGCACGCCCACCGCGTTCGTCGCCTGCCGCGGCAAAAGCGCGTGGTTCGTCGGAAGGGGGCTCTACTGCATGGGTCCGTTCCACGCCACCGAAATCATTCAGGACCAGGACGGGCAGTGGTGGCTGACTACCGACCGCAAGGAAGAGACCCGGCGGCTCAACCGCCAAGCCGGACGCCTCTGCTACCGCGGGACTTTTGGAGACGAAAAGACCCTCGAGGAGGGCATCTACCTCTCGCGCATCCGCTGGCACGGCGATCAGCCGATCCTGGAGAAACCGCGATGAACGAGCACGTGTTGATGAAGATCGCCGAGGCCCCGGCCATGCTCAACATCCTGCCGATGCCCGCCGGCCCGGTCGCCGAGTACATGCGGGTGCTGGCGGAGGAGGGCTACCCGGCGATCGAAATCCTCGCCCGGCCTACCCGCGACTCTGTTCGCATGGCCGGGGCGATCTACTCGGGCATCACCTTCTGCCCGACCGGCACGATGACCCTCGAGACGCTGCCCGAGTGGCGCAAGGTCGTGTGCGTCGGTCCAGCCATGGAAAGCACGTTCGTGCCGCAAGAGTGGCTGACCGACGGCCGCTGGGACCTCATACGCGAGCGCCTCACCTTCATCCGTCGTCTGGCCAAAAGGAAGTCGCCATGAGCAAGCGGTTTCGCTTCGAGAGCGATCTTCGACCGTATCAGTTCGAGGTGGCGAAAAGCCATCTGGTGCACCTGTGATGTATGAAACCCTCAACTCGCGCAGCCGCTTCGTGCGCTACAGCCTGTTCGAGCCGGTGGGAACCGATGGTCATCCTCAAGCACTTCGGGCCCAACCACCCGAAGACGCCCAAAACCGTCGGCTGATCGGGTTGACGACACCCGAAAGAGTGGGACGGATCACGTGGAACACGCGGACAGGAGAGATTTGTTCGTGTAGGTCTGTCACCCTCAGCGGACTCCTCCGCTTCTCCCATTCTGGCTACTGACTTCTGACTCCTGGCTTATCTTCTTCCGTGTGCTCCGCGCCGCTCTTCTTCAGTCGTGCGCGATGATCTCGACCTTCGACGGATCGATGTGATCCGGTATGGTAACCGGCACTCGCCCCTGCGGCCGCAGCCGTCCGAAGACCGCATCCACCGCCGCCGCTACGCTCGTCTTGTTGGTCCCGTAGCACGCCAGGTGCGTGCCGATAGACGGCAGTTCCGCCACCACGTACGGGTTGCTGGTCACGCAGATCGTGTGCTTCGCCGCCGCCGCCACCTGCCTGAGCAGTGCGACCTGTCGGCTCGTCAGCAATCCCGTCTGTCCCGCCAGGCTGCGGAAAAACGTGCTGACCAGCACCAGGTCCGCCCCTCGGGCTTTCGCAGCCAGTGCGGCGATCTGCTCGTCCGCCGGCTGCGCGTCGAACAGGGCGTGCTCGCATCGGCTGTGATACTTGCCCGCGAACTCCAGCAGGCCGAAGATGCTGAACTGCAGGCCCCACTCGAGCGTGTGGCCGGGATGCCGCGGTTCCAGAACGAAGACGCGATTGCACGAACGCGGATCGACGGGAATCAGCTTCGCCTCGTCGCGGATGAGCGTGATCGACTTTTCCGCGATCTCGACCGCCAGTTGCCTCCGCTGCTCGATCGGCGTGGTCGGCTCGGGCATGTCGAGGGCGTTTTCGAACAGGCCGATGCGGGCCTTGGCCCGGAGAATCCGGCCGACCGCGGCGTCGATGGTCGCCGTCTCGATCCGCCCCTTTTTGATCGCCTTCCGGACCCATTCGACGAACCGGTGGCCCTCCGGCGGTTCGAGGATAAGGTCATTGCCCGCGTCGACCGCCAGAATGACCGCCTCTTCCGGGCCGAACCGGTTGGTGATCCCGTGCATCTCCATCGCGTCGGTCACCAGCAGGCCGTCGAACCCCATCTTCCGTCGAAGCAGATCGGTCATGATCTTTCTCGACAGCGTCGCCGGAAAGTCCGGATCGAACGCGGGGTAGATCGCGTGGTTGGTCATCATCGCCGGCACGCTGCCGCGGATCGCCTCCGCGAACGGATGCAGGTGGACCTCCTCCATCTCCTTCCGCGACGCCTCGATCACCTCCAAGCCCAGGTGCGGATCCTGCCGCTGACAGCCTTCGCCGGGAAAGTGTTTGGCCTGCGGCAGCAATCGGCTGCGGCTCATCATCCCTTTGGTGTACGCCAGCGCGATCCGCGCCACCCGCCGCGGGTCTTCGCCCACCGAACGCGTGTTGGAAATCGGGTTCTCCGGCACGGTATTGACGTCGAAGACCGGCGACGGGGTAGTCTGAACTCCCAGCCACGCCGCTTCCTCGGCCACGACGCATCCGGCGCGATACGCCAGATCCTCCGCTTCCCCGTCCGCCAGCGCTCCGAAGGCCATCATCGAGGGAAACTCGGTGCAGTTTCCATCCGTGATCCGCTGGCCGCAGCCGGTCTCGAAATCGGTGCAGATCAGAAGCGGTACGTCAGCCTGCGACTGAAGCTCGCGCATGATCCGCCGAAACGGCTCGGCCTGATCGCTGGGAATCCCGATCGGCCAGATTCCTCCCGCTCCGGCCCGCGCCATGGCCATCCCGTTCTCATGCGTCCGGTACGCCGCCAGCAGCATCTGGGCGATCTTCTGATCCAGCGACAGCTCGGCAAGGTCCATACCACGTCTCCTCTTGAACATCACGCGGCGAAGTTGCGGACCCATACCTTAGCGTCAGCGGAGGGTGATTTCCAGCAGCATCACGTCAAGAGGCTTCAATTCCAGGTCGCCTGCGAGCTCCTGCCGGCCGATCAGATCACGCACGGACTCGATCGGCCGCGGCGTCCGGATCGTGATCCGGCGAGCGGTGTTCGTGCGGTTCAGCACGAAGGCCAGCAAGCCGCCTTCGATCCGGACGGTCCGGCTCTCGATACCGGACGCCGGTTCACCGCCTTCATCCAGGAGTCGAACGGGACGCTCGATGCCCGCGCGGGCAAACACAGCGTCCCAATGCTCTTCATTCCTCGGATCGGCAAAGTCGTCGCCGCAGACCCACACGAACCCTTTTCCGAACGCGGCGGGCTCGGATAGGCCGCTGACGACCGGTCGCCGGCAGAGGGCCAGAAACTCATCCGGCTCGCGCACTCGGCCGTGCTCGTCGGCCTCCAGCGACGGCGGAACGATCAGCAGGCTGCCGCCCTTGCTCACGAACTCGCGCAGCGACGCGCAGACGGCCTCAGGCAGGTAGTTGGCCCGAGGAACGATGATGAGCTTCAGGTCGCCGCTAAGCCCCGCCGCCAACTGCCGCTCGGTCACAAACCCGATCGCCGCCCCGAGGTTATTGACCGCCATGTACACATCGTACATCGCGCCCTCAGCCGCGTTGGACCACGTGATCGACGTCTGCGAGTACAGCACCGCCGCCTGGCGTGGCGACGACCAGAACGGCACAATCTGCGGCGTCAGCCGCCGGATGTCCAGGCTCGTCCGGCCGACCGCGTCGATCATCTCCGGCCGCGAGGCGTACTGCGATATCGGCGTGTGCGGCAGGGCCTCCGACCAGATCCAGATGTCCGTCATCGCTTGGCCGCGGATCACCGACTCCCACAGCGCCAGCCGGTACGCCTCGGGCGGCACGAAGCTGTAGTTGTAATCGGCGCAGAGATTCTCGCCGTTCATGATCGGTTTGTCCGGCGCCAGCGACTTGAGCAGGTCGCAGAACAGGGCGTTGCGATACGCCCGCTCCGTCCGCCGGCCGATCAGGTCGGGATAGTACACCCCGAGGAAACAGCCGTCCATGCCGTTGATCTCGGTCAGCCCGGCCATCGCCTCCCGATCG is part of the Phycisphaerae bacterium genome and harbors:
- a CDS encoding FAD-dependent oxidoreductase, producing MMVIGGGMAGTAAAIAAARGGARTVLIESASALGGMGTCGLVPALAPYNYNDPHGPPWIRGLAWEFVERLDRADALLGLGPNQWWKLFDKEKAKLVLDRMALEAGVRVRFFTTFFEAQVRSRRVESILTASKAGPERWKAKIVIDATGDADLCAAAGAAVEVAETPMPPTYCFTVGNIDRARLGDPKRVNEALVRGKREGRLRNPEDHRGEKDIFGPDVMVFNYNHVYDVDCLDPDDLTRATIEGRETAYELLDYLKDTVPGFERARIVNLASLLGVRETRRIVGDFRLTGRAYFESHRHEDDVCVYDYAIDLHASRPTAEEREEYYELYYNRRTRPGEVYGIPFRSLRPADLDNVLAAGRCISCDRQMLASLRVMPTCLATGEAAGAAAAIATTENEALRDVSSARLQDALRSNGAYIP
- a CDS encoding glycoside hydrolase family 3 protein, with the protein product MDLAELSLDQKIAQMLLAAYRTHENGMAMARAGAGGIWPIGIPSDQAEPFRRIMRELQSQADVPLLICTDFETGCGQRITDGNCTEFPSMMAFGALADGEAEDLAYRAGCVVAEEAAWLGVQTTPSPVFDVNTVPENPISNTRSVGEDPRRVARIALAYTKGMMSRSRLLPQAKHFPGEGCQRQDPHLGLEVIEASRKEMEEVHLHPFAEAIRGSVPAMMTNHAIYPAFDPDFPATLSRKIMTDLLRRKMGFDGLLVTDAMEMHGITNRFGPEEAVILAVDAGNDLILEPPEGHRFVEWVRKAIKKGRIETATIDAAVGRILRAKARIGLFENALDMPEPTTPIEQRRQLAVEIAEKSITLIRDEAKLIPVDPRSCNRVFVLEPRHPGHTLEWGLQFSIFGLLEFAGKYHSRCEHALFDAQPADEQIAALAAKARGADLVLVSTFFRSLAGQTGLLTSRQVALLRQVAAAAKHTICVTSNPYVVAELPSIGTHLACYGTNKTSVAAAVDAVFGRLRPQGRVPVTIPDHIDPSKVEIIAHD